One genomic window of Sporosarcina ureae includes the following:
- a CDS encoding response regulator transcription factor, producing the protein MGIKQQKILIVEDEQSIQKLLEFTLQQAGYITVLANDGEEAVEKVLDEHPDLILLDLMLPKIDGIEVCRMLRKENIETPIIMLTAKGEEMDKIVGLEMGADDYMTKPFSPREVAARVRAVLRRTGERNPMKEKKLVAGQLTVYPERLEVYLDEKPLEFTPKEFELLVYFMKHPNRVFSRDQLLQAVWNYEFAGDSRIVDVHVSHLRDKIEENTRKPRYIKTMRGVGYKFGEQN; encoded by the coding sequence ATGGGAATTAAACAGCAAAAGATTTTGATTGTGGAAGATGAACAGTCAATACAAAAACTACTTGAATTCACATTGCAACAAGCGGGTTATATAACCGTACTCGCGAATGATGGAGAAGAAGCCGTGGAAAAAGTATTAGATGAACACCCTGATTTGATTCTTCTAGATTTAATGTTGCCTAAAATAGACGGAATAGAAGTTTGCCGTATGCTGAGAAAAGAGAATATTGAAACGCCGATCATCATGTTGACTGCTAAAGGAGAAGAGATGGATAAAATCGTAGGGCTAGAAATGGGTGCCGATGATTATATGACCAAGCCTTTTAGTCCTCGTGAAGTGGCGGCAAGAGTTCGTGCAGTTCTTAGGCGTACAGGTGAGCGCAATCCTATGAAGGAAAAGAAATTGGTTGCAGGGCAGCTGACAGTGTATCCGGAACGCTTGGAAGTGTATTTGGATGAAAAGCCGCTAGAATTCACACCGAAAGAATTTGAGTTGCTTGTTTATTTCATGAAGCATCCGAATCGGGTGTTCTCTCGAGATCAGTTGTTACAAGCGGTCTGGAATTACGAGTTTGCGGGAGATTCTAGAATTGTGGATGTACATGTTAGCCATCTGCGCGATAAAATCGAAGAAAATACGAGGAAACCGCGCTATATTAAAACGATGAGAGGCGTCGGTTACAAGTTCGGGGAGCAAAACTAG
- a CDS encoding MaoC/PaaZ C-terminal domain-containing protein translates to MLKSRRKLIGKDITELEIGERLHLTEKIEDKDLMLYLGLTNDANPLYLQHDYAAETIYGQPIVPPIMLTGIVTAAISKHMPGPGAHIINQQLHFPKPVYHYSIVEFVLEVTKLEVQSNQVTIQVDATDQEGERIMSGEVVVIAPQKLPAKLMQTKESADGN, encoded by the coding sequence TTGTTGAAAAGTAGACGGAAATTGATAGGGAAAGATATAACAGAGTTAGAAATAGGCGAGAGGTTACACTTGACCGAGAAAATAGAAGATAAAGATTTGATGCTATACCTAGGATTGACGAACGATGCCAATCCGTTATATTTACAACATGATTATGCAGCGGAGACGATATACGGACAGCCGATCGTTCCACCCATTATGTTGACGGGTATCGTGACAGCCGCCATTTCGAAACATATGCCGGGACCAGGAGCACATATAATCAATCAACAACTACATTTTCCTAAACCGGTCTATCATTACTCGATAGTTGAATTCGTTCTGGAAGTTACAAAACTTGAAGTGCAGTCAAACCAAGTAACCATCCAAGTAGATGCAACCGATCAAGAAGGCGAGCGAATTATGAGTGGAGAAGTAGTGGTCATCGCTCCACAAAAGCTTCCTGCCAAACTCATGCAAACAAAGGAATCCGCGGATGGGAATTAA